Proteins encoded within one genomic window of Episyrphus balteatus chromosome 1, idEpiBalt1.1, whole genome shotgun sequence:
- the LOC129905683 gene encoding serine/threonine-protein kinase hippo, with amino-acid sequence MSSKSELKKLSEESLLQPPEKVFDIICKLGEGSYGSVYKALHKESSSIVAIKLVPVESDLHEIIKEISIMQQCDSPYVVRYYGSYFKQYDLWICMEYCGAGSVSDIMRLRKKTLSEDEIATILSDTLKGLEYLHLRRKIHRDIKAGNILLNTEGYAKLADFGVAGQLTDTMAKRNTVIGTPFWMAPEVIEEIGYDCVADIWSLGITALEMAEGKPPYGDIHPMRAIFMIPQKPPPSFREPDRWSTEFIDFATVCLVKNPEERATATDLLKHEYIQNAKNRAILKQMIEEACDVRENQRISRPAGMSQAKSLLTQQDEEDEEQAAINSATIKEFPEDAGTLVPGGKNDPRPRGPRADGSTLVPDSGTLVELESNLGTMVINSDSEDSTMKKHDTNPEIPKYRPQFLEHFDRKSTDVGGKAVVKKADVEIEAQHDQPAQQQQQQAWPPQAQQQHQQQQQQQAMEMQLNQISAINQFGMQQHMYHAAAAAAAAAAAAVAPSAPPHPMLDAVHQQQRQQQQQQNNNNKMNHHHHHYNNFVDGEFEFLKFLTFDDLNQRLNNIDSEMEREIEELNRKYNAKRQPIVDAMNAKRKRQQNINNNLIKI; translated from the coding sequence ATGTCTTCCAAAAGCGAACTAAAAAAACTCTCCGAAGAGAGTCTCCTTCAACCGCCCGAAAAAGTTTTCGACATAATCTGCAAATTGGGCGAAGGAAGTTATGGTTCCGTTTACAAAGCTCTACACAAAGAGAGCAGCTCAATTGTGGCCATAAAGCTAGTGCCCGTGGAATCAGATCTccatgaaattataaaagaaatctCAATCATGCAACAATGTGATTCACCTTATGTAGTTCGATATTATGGAAGTTATTTCAAACAATATGATTTATGGATTTGTATGGAATATTGTGGGGCTGGAAGTGTCTCCGATATAATGCGTCTGAGAAAGAAGACGCTGTCTGAGGATGAGATTGCCACAATTCTCAGTGACACTTTAAAAGGTTTAGAGTATTTGCATTTgagaagaaaaattcatagGGATATTAAAGCGGGGAATATATTGCTCAATACAGAAGGTTATGCTAAATTGGCAGACTTTGGGGTAGCTGGTCAGTTGACAGACACAATGGCCAAGAGAAATACAGTAATTGGGACTCCTTTTTGGATGGCTCCCGAGGTTATTGAAGAAATCGGCTACGATTGTGTAGCTGATATATGGTCATTGGGTATAACAGCTCTTGAAATGGCTGAGGGAAAACCTCCTTACGGCGACATTCATCCAATGAGAGCTATATTTATGATTCCCCAAAAACCTCCACCATCATTTAGAGAGCCAGATCGTTGGAGTACAGAGTTTATTGACTTTGCGACTGTTTGTTTGGTTAAAAATCCCGAGGAGAGAGCTACAGCGACAGATTTACTCAAACATGAGTATATTCAAAATGCCAAAAACCGAGCCATCCTCAAGCAGATGATTGAAGAGGCTTGTGATGTGCGAGAGAATCAGAGAATAAGCCGGCCGGCGGGTATGAGTCAGGCCAAGAGTCTATTGACTCAGCAGGACGAGGAGGATGAGGAACAGGCGGCGATTAATTCGGCGACAATCAAGGAGTTTCCTGAGGATGCTGGGACTTTGGTGCCGGGTGGGAAGAATGACCCGAGACCAAGAGGACCCCGAGCTGATGGGAGTACATTGGTGCCAGATAGTGGTACTTTGGTAGAGTTGGAATCGAATTTGGGAACAATGGTTATAAATAGCGATTCGGAGGATTCGACTATGAAGAAACATGATACGAATCCGGAGATTCCTAAATATAGGCCACAGTTTTTGGAGCACTTTGATCGGAAGAGTACAGATGTTGGGGGAAAAGCAGTGGTTAAGAAGGCAGATGTCGAGATAGAAGCTCAACATGATCAACCTgcacaacagcaacaacagcaggCATGGCCACCGCAAGCTCAGCAACAAcaccagcagcaacaacaacaacaagcaaTGGAAATGCAATTGAATCAAATCTCAGCTATTAATCAATTTGGAATGCAACAACATATGTATCATGCAGCagcagctgctgctgctgcagccGCGGCTGCTGTAGCTCCTTCAGCACCTCCACATCCTATGCTAGATGCTGTTCATCAACAACAAcgtcagcaacaacaacagcaaaataacaataacaaaatgaatcatcatcatcatcattataataattttgtcgatggagaatttgaatttttaaaatttctaacatttgaCGATTTAAATCAAAGATTAAATAATATTGACTCAGAAATGGAGAGAGAAATAGAAGAGTTGAATCGGAAATATAATGCCAAAAGGCAACCGATTGTCGATGCCATGAATGCGAAACGGAAACGCCAAcagaatataaataataatttgattaagatttga
- the LOC129906030 gene encoding uncharacterized protein LOC129906030 has translation MSMSMLKKSMAIVEEDMEATKKRKEKESTVKKKDFKSRNPRYEESAFKKPAKKTINDIRKEMESSNARAAQNVNKLLMFSKHGAKIKNAEKIFERIHNKKYVIKKPKPDVQEEESIFTEEDFANFEKELAMTIQ, from the exons atgtctatgtcaatgttgaaaaaaagtatGGCAATAGTCGAAGAAGATATGGAAGcaactaaaaaaagaaaag aaaaagaaagcACTGTCAAGAAAAAGGATTTCAAATCGAGAAACCCTCGATATGAAGAATCTGCATTCAAAAAACCtg CTAAGAAAACCATCAATGATATCAGAAAAGAAATGGAATCGAGTAATGCAAGAGCTGCacaaaatgtaaacaaacttCTTATGTTTTCCAAACATGGAGCCAAGATCAAGAATGCGGAAAAG ATTTTTGAACGAATTCATAATAAGAAATATGTTATCAAGAAGCCAAAACCAGACGTGCAAGAAGAGGAATCTATTTTCACCGAAGAAGATTtcgctaattttgaaaaagaacttGCTATGACTATTCAatga